DNA sequence from the Tachysurus fulvidraco isolate hzauxx_2018 chromosome 1, HZAU_PFXX_2.0, whole genome shotgun sequence genome:
CTTCAATACGCCTCTTTTAAaatttctcctctttctttttctgttttttttttctttcttttcttcccctcTTCATTTTCATGATGCCATCTAATGGCTGCAGCTTTCACGGGAGATCGCTCGTGTGGTAAGCTCCAGAACCCTGCGTGTCGTCGTGGTAGCATGATCCGTCATCATCCCAGATGTGGTGCATGTACAGCTGGTTTGATAAGCGTGCCGATCGCTCGTAGAGTGCATGCACCTGTTTGAGTTCCAGCCGGCGTGTTTACAATGCCTCGCCCTATTTAATTCATCATCGTCGTCCAAGTCTTTTTCCCCGATGAAGAACTTTGACCTCTGGAACTCGGCAAGGGAGGGGCAAAGTTCTCCACCAATGAGAGTCCGGCTCTGGGTAATCAGACTCTACAGGTATGTCAGGTGAAAGTCCGCTGCTCGTGTCTGCTCTCGTCTTGTCCTGACTCGCAGTCATTTCTAGCTCAAAGATTAATCAGAAGCCGTGTTGGACTCACGTCTAACACGGTAGAGTCTCAGAGACTATGATTACAGAGGTCAGATTTAGCGCGGTGTGTAACGGCGGCAACCGTTCACCCCTGGCCTCTGTTTCTCTACGGACACGTCTGGTGACCCAACAGGTGGGTTCGGgatttaaaacaacacagaaacgATAGTTAATGTGGCTAATGTTTAGCTTTGGCATGCTGATTTGTGAGATTTGGATGTTAGTGGTTTCAGCATGTGGATCGTCATTAAAGGGAAGTGGCTACCTGTTTGTTCACCAAGATGAGATTAGATAACACGCGTTCAGTgcttttttgtgtctgtgttttttttttcttttctttttaacccttttttcACCTGTTACTAAATATTGATTTGCGTGTAGTTCAGAATGTCGATGCTCTCGTAGATCAGGACTTCTGACCAGACTCCCACACAAGCGCTACATCACCCTCATATCCTCATTATAAAGGTAGCTGCAGCACCATTTATGCAAATCTTTATCTGACACCGGTTTCTCTTTCTTAGGCGTACTCGCAGGATGCTTACCTTAAAGGTCATGATGCCTACAGCGGAAACGCTCGCCACATCCCGAAGCCACCTCCCGTATGTTACCCTCGAGTAGACTGTAAACCTCTCGGGATGGCTGAGGCCACAGAAATCGGCACAGGCGGGCTGCAATCGGATTTGGGATATCGCATGGAGATTCCGGTACCACCTTCGCCTCCGCCGAGGATCCCGAAGACGCAAacggcagtgtgtgtgtgcaatgaaAGTGTTCGGACGGTGGTGGTGCCGGCGGATGTCCACGCGGCTCACATGGTTCCCACCGTCCCCGATCCTATGCTGATGAGAACGAGGTCATATCTCCACCCACGCAACCCTGACATGTATTCTCCAGGTTACCATGGAGATTCATATGCTGTTCCACCGCCTCGTTATCACCCATCTTCTTCATCCGTATCTCCGGCTTCCCATCAGAATATCGACTGGCGCACATATCAGACTTACAGGGAATACATCGACCACAAAGGCCTCCACACGTACAGTCGGACGATTCAGGAGCGCTTGGACAGTTTACGcgctgctgcttctgcttctcAGACGTCTTCAAATTTTGCGCAAAAATCTGCTTGGGGCAATAAAGTCCGACGCAGGAGTACGTCCCATGACCGGTCCTATCAAGGACCCCCTATGCTTCCGCCTCGCAGTGCCTCCCAGGACCGGATGACAGGGGTGGAAAGAGTGTCCAGAGCACAAGACTGGCCTCCTCGGAGTGTCTCCTCAGACGGGATCATTCGGAACGCTCGTTTTCATTCCACGGACTACATCGAGCACAGGGAAATGGCTCCTTGGCCTGTCGAGCGGAGAGGTTACGGCAGGACAGAGCAAGGGCCATGTCCTAATCGGCAGCCCGCTCCCCAGAGACCAGGGATGTATCAGAATTCTTACGGAAACAGCGTCCGTGGTAGGTCTGGGCCACATCAGCTGAGCTGTAGAACGGACATCCCGCCTCCTGTCGGAATTTCACGTGTCAGCAAAAGTCAGTCCAAGGAGGTGCAGTCATGTAAAGACCAAAGACTTTTCAGTAATTATGTTACAGTTTCGGTGGATAGCCAGCAGTCCAGGACTCGTGCAGAGACGATGCAAAGCACAGAACCGGTTAAAGAATCCTCGGTGAATCAAAGGTCAACCTCCTGCTCCGTACCTACGCCTCAGAGGCACACTCGGGGGGCAAGGATCCACCCGCGGGATCTCAAGGGAATACCGGTGAACGGGTGCAGTCCTGTGGAAGGTGTGGTGATGCGAGAAAAAACAGCAGGGAAAATTGCGCCGCTACGCCATCCTTCCTACATTCAGGCGCAGGAGCATCAGGGCTCCCTGTTTAGCTCTGCTAACCTGAACGAATCGCTCGACTCCATCCCCTTCATCGGTAAGTGCCGCCGACTGTCACCATAGCAACAAtctcaggaagtgtgtgtgtaaaaataattgAATGGATCGAGTCAATAATTGGGAAAGGCCGAGTTAGAgagtttgtaaaaatattttatttttgaaattattgttttttaaatgtgacAAATAGTTTTAACAATCGAGGTCAAATGAAGTTTTACAGTCGTttcgcacacacagcagttagcGGACCTACGGTGAGGTGACGGTGTTGCTGTTATTCTCATAAGAGAGTATTTCTGTGGATCTGTCTGACTAGACCTTCCGTACCCTGATCATGCAATGTAAGGCTTTGCCACGATTGCTTTGGGACACAAAGGTTTTATACGTAGTATCCGCCGCACACGTTCCTGTCAGTCAGCTGCTGCCATGGAAACCACAACGTGTCACAGCATGCGCGTTAATCTCGAAGAACCCCGCGCTGCTCCGAGCGGCGGTGAGTTTTTCCGGCTCACTCTTTTAGACTTTGGTTAAACTCATCATCTGGCGGTAATTGATTGGATTTATTAATACGCAGAAAGCAGCGCTCTAACGAGTTCATTACGTTCTCTTGTTTATAAATCGATAGGCACTCTGCTCCCTGATGGCTCTCGCTGCATTACATTACAGACCGCATCGATTTCTTTCTACGTTCAGCTTTTAATCATTAGGTAAACGACGGGCCAGAGGAAAGAGCTCGCACGTGCAAATCCCAGAGCACGGAATCCTGTGTACGTTACCGCCGTGACAGACGATATAAAATGTACGTGATGTAATGTGTATATCTAAGAGGAAACCTGTTGGGTCAGATGGATTAATCAGATTTGTGAGAATCGTCCAATCCCGAACCGGTGTCGTGGATCAGATGTCCTATTCTTACGTATGTTCGCTTATCAGGTAAATAATAAAAGGACACAGATTCAGATTCGTGTCACgttctgtaaataaatctaaaaatactCATCTGTAAATGTGACAATGACGAAATGTTAAGATTTGCAGCAGCATATTATTTCTTACCTGCTGTAAGTTTCTTAACTTTCTTTTTTGCGTtgccaaaataaaaaagtgttttccTGCTCTTCTCTACCCAAAACCGCTTCCGTCTTTCTGTGATTTCTAACAAAAATGAAAGTTTAAAGTGACCTCGAGGTTAGAAAGCGCAGcaaaaaaagtgatttattattttttttttacaccagcAGGGGGCACTGATGAGCGCCGCTGTCTTTTCACACCTCGCTCCTCTCCGGCCGCGACTGGAACTGGGGCATGGCGTTTAATTTTAGCCGCCGAAGCCCCACAGCGCAGAGCGGCTTTGTACTCTGGGCTTTTTTAGACTCGGGACCTCAAAAGTTTTTTAGCTCTCAGAAAAACAGGACACGGAAAAAACCACGGCGGATCGAACCGTCCTGAATTTCAGAAAAGTCTCACTGTGGACTTCAAATCGAGCCTGAAAGTCCACAACTGATGTTTAAACAACAAATActtctataacacacacacgcacacacacacgagttgcGATCGGATTTTAAACTAGCGAATTAAACCGGTATTAAATTAAAGGTGTTCAGTTTTACTCGGTTCGTCTCCTGGGTTTGATCCGAGCTCAATCAGAGCAATGTGACCACAAgagttatttacttatttattgttCTTGACAGTTTCACGTCTTTAGGTCCAAAGTGACTAATCTGGTGAAGAGTGTAGGCGTCTGTACAAAATGTAGCCATCTGTCCAGCACTCAGCATTTAGTACTgactataataatcacattaatacacaataacagcATTGAGGATAAGGACAAATACATGCagattctgtctctctctctgtctctctctgtctgtctctgtctgtttctccgtctctctctctgtctgtctctctgtctgtctctctctctgtctctctctcacacacacacacaaacacacacacgctgtgtaTTTCTTTTACAGTGTGATTTTAACATTATGTAATTTTGTTCGTGTTGTTCCCAGACGAGCCGGCGAGCCCGAGCGTGGATCAGGACGGCAGTAACATCTCCGCTTCGGCTGTGATCTCCGCGGCTCAGAGTGCGGCGGCCAACTCTCACGGCTCCGACACGCCCAGCCCTCACATGCGCAGGCAGCTGTCCCACGACCAGGGTGAGAGACACGCCCCTGTCCCTCTGTTTACTACTGTATAAACAGGACACTGTTCACgatttcactgtgtgtgtgtgtgtgcgtgtgtgtgcgtctgcagAATCGCTCCGGAGTGCCATCCTAGAACAGAGTGGAAGTAAATCAGAACGCTCCAAATCGTACGATGAAGGTTTGGACACTTACAGGGAGGAGGGACGACGGTAAGGCGTTGTTCTGTCTGTGCGAGGTGTTTAGATTATATCATTACTGGTGGTGAAGTTTAAAGGCTCCTCTAATGCTCTCATCTCTGCAGGCGTTCCAGTAAACCCAGTCTGAAGGTGTTCAGGAAGGTGAGGTGTTCCTTACacgttgtttttgtttaattaccGTACACCGGTCACCATGGAAACTCCTgatcttattatttttaagtagAACTCATCTTCAGCCGCCTGCAATAATATTTAGCACAGGATCTGTGACGTAATTAGTAACGGCGACGGTTGTGAAACTAGCCTCGTCACGCCAGGTGATCCGTTTATTTTGAAATCGCAGGCTCTGGACGGTCATAAGTCGTCGGACGAGTCCGGCTCCAGGAGGGACTCTAGCTCGGACATCTTCACGGATTTCTTTAAGGAGGGTTGGCTGCATTTCCGACAGCTCAGCGTGGATAAGAACAAAGTAAGCCTGGAGCATGTTATTTATAAGCGTGATGGTCTCGCGCTAACGTCATGCTAACATTATGCTCTTGTGTAGCGTGTGGGCGGAGGAATACGGGCGTGGAAGCAGATGTACGCGGTGTTGCGAGGCCACTCCGTCTTCCTTTATAAGGACAGAAAGGAGGCTCACGTACACTCGCAGCTCGACGAAGATCCGCAGCAGGTGAGCATCAAAGCCTGCCTCATCGACATCTCCTACAGCGAGACCAAGCGCAAAAACGTCTTCCGGCTCACCACGTCCGACTGCGAGTACCTGTTCCAGGCCGAGAGTCGTGACGACATGCTGTCATGGATACGAGCCATTCAGGAGAACAGCAACCTGGAtgaccaggtgtgtgtgtgtgtgtgtgtgtgtgtgtgtgtgtatcgctTCATGATTCTGACTGACCGGCTTAcactgagtgttttattcctcttaaacaCAGCACTTATGTCAGTTTGATTATTATCTCAAACATCTTATTAATCCtggcttctgattggccagGAGGTGTTGGTTCATCTCCTGTAGTTGTTCTAATATGTTCTTGTTTTTATAGCGACCTCTCGTTCGCACGGACTCGTACGGGGGATGTACTGTTTTTTCATCTCTGGGGTTTTTACTGTAACTCAGATTGAGATTAATTTTTACTCGAACAGTTTCTCTCTTACATAATAATCTGTGTGAAGTGTTTGCTGAAGGAGGCGTTTCAGTGTTTGGTCTGTTGTTGTGACGCCTACTTCATGGTGGTGGTTCTGTTATTCTCCTTatctcagaggtgtgtgtggtaCACGTGAGGAAAGTGAAACACATGCTCACTCTGCTTTCTGGTACAGGATGCTGGTGTAACGAGCACCGACCTGATCAACAAGAAGATTAAAGAGTACATCTCCATGAGGTGAGGCTTGTTAGTGGTGAAGGTGACACAGCTGAAGGAGCTGGAGAAGGGACGAGTCATCTCAGTATTAttatatacagctgtgtgtgtgtgcgtgtgtgcatgtgtgttgcaGTGCTACTACTAGTAAGACGGAACCTTCACCCAAAGCTCTGCGACAGTCTCTGAGCATTAAACACACCCTGCTGGGGGTGACAGGAGGCAGGAGTCAGAGCACACACTCTCCCAGGACCGAGCAGGAGAGGAGCAGTAAAGGTGACATGACTTCGTATAAAAACGATTTGTGTttctcactttttattttaaactaatatAAAACTTTTGTGTCACAGACGACTCCAGTCCACCGCGTGACAAAGCTGCCTGGAAGAGAGGAATCCCAGGGCTGAAGAAGAAGCCACAGGAGAAGAAGCCCACAGCTGGTGTGATGTTCGGAGTGAGACTGGACAACTGTCCTCCTGCACACGACAACAGGGTAAGgacaatacacacagacacacactgacacaaactcacactgacacaaaactgccactgacacacactcacactgccaCAAAactgccactgacacacactcacactgacacacactgccactgacgcacactgacacaaaactgccactgacacactcacactgacacaaaactgccactgacacacactgccactgacGCACACTGCCACAAAactgccactgacacacactcacactgacacacactgccactgacgcacactgacacaaaactgccactgacacacactcacactgacacaaaactGCCACTGCCACACACTGCCACTGccacacactgccactgacacacactgccactgccacacactgccactgacacacactgccactgcCACACACTGACGCACACTGCCACTGACGCACACTGccacacactgccactgacgcacactgacacacactgccactgacacacactgccactgacacacactgccactgacacacactgccactgacacacactgccactgacacacactgacacacactgccactgacacacactgccactgacacacactgccactgacacacactgacacacactgccactgacacacactgccactgacacacactgacacacactgccactgacacacactgccactgacacacactgccactgacacacactgccactgacacacactgacacacactgccactgacacacactgccactgacacacactgccacacactgccacacactgccactgacacacactgccacacactgccactgacacactgccacacactgccactgacacacactgccactgacacacactgccactgccacacactgccactgacacacactgacacacactgacacacactgacacacactgccactgacacacactgccactgacacacactgccactgacacacactgccacacactgccactgacacacactgccactgacacacactgccactgacacacactgccactgacacacactgacacacactgacacacactgacacagacacacactgccactgccgcacactgacacacactgccgcacactgacacacactgacgcacactgccacacactgatgcacactgccacacactgatgcacactgccacacactgacgcacactgccacacactgacgcacactgccactgacacacactgccactgacacacactgccacacactgccacacactGCCAttgacacacactgccactgacacacactgacacacac
Encoded proteins:
- the arhgap21b gene encoding rho GTPase-activating protein 21 isoform X3, which translates into the protein MITEVRFSAVCNGGNRSPLASVSLRTRLVTQQAYSQDAYLKGHDAYSGNARHIPKPPPVCYPRVDCKPLGMAEATEIGTGGLQSDLGYRMEIPVPPSPPPRIPKTQTAVCVCNESVRTVVVPADVHAAHMVPTVPDPMLMRTRSYLHPRNPDMYSPGYHGDSYAVPPPRYHPSSSSVSPASHQNIDWRTYQTYREYIDHKGLHTYSRTIQERLDSLRAAASASQTSSNFAQKSAWGNKVRRRSTSHDRSYQGPPMLPPRSASQDRMTGVERVSRAQDWPPRSVSSDGIIRNARFHSTDYIEHREMAPWPVERRGYGRTEQGPCPNRQPAPQRPGMYQNSYGNSVRGRSGPHQLSCRTDIPPPVGISRVSKSQSKEVQSCKDQRLFSNYVTVSVDSQQSRTRAETMQSTEPVKESSVNQRSTSCSVPTPQRHTRGARIHPRDLKGIPVNGCSPVEGVVMREKTAGKIAPLRHPSYIQAQEHQGSLFSSANLNESLDSIPFIDEPASPSVDQDGSNISASAVISAAQSAAANSHGSDTPSPHMRRQLSHDQESLRSAILEQSGSKSERSKSYDEGLDTYREEGRRRSSKPSLKVFRKALDGHKSSDESGSRRDSSSDIFTDFFKEGWLHFRQLSVDKNKRVGGGIRAWKQMYAVLRGHSVFLYKDRKEAHVHSQLDEDPQQVSIKACLIDISYSETKRKNVFRLTTSDCEYLFQAESRDDMLSWIRAIQENSNLDDQDAGVTSTDLINKKIKEYISMSATTSKTEPSPKALRQSLSIKHTLLGVTGGRSQSTHSPRTEQERSSKDDSSPPRDKAAWKRGIPGLKKKPQEKKPTAGVMFGVRLDNCPPAHDNRFVPLIVEVCCKLVEERGLEYTGIYRVPGNNAAISSMQEELDTKGMTDVDLLDDKWRDLNVISSLLKSFFRKLPDPLFTNEKYADFIVANRTEDGVERLKVLKRLIHELPEHHYETLKFLSGHLKTVSENCEKNKMEPRNLAIVFGPTLVRTSEDNMTHMVTHMPDQYKIVETLIQQYDWFFSEDGDEEPVTAVEQESTVQSQPVPNIDHLLTNIGRTAQSPGDVSDSATSDSAKSKQGSWGSGKDQYSRELLRSSIFASRKRKKPKDKPQMSSSEDDLDASFSKKEVQEESERNREPSEEVESETGACDHLEKSERSEQSVDVPTEFKSDILPLKSGESPKRHQAQREREMVRQNSLSDPPSASYDEGCVSDLGTLNSTSSQASGPRVRQGRIPGPWTENAGAEVCSITSDYSTTSSMTFLTGIESTALSPAHDADDERSELISEGRNIDSDSESNLSVFALTQDDVLSVREECGDSPFQNPPGLLVSQRIVAGDTLARKRGSRQKTDSESSTDGGRSDKESRISKMLDVVKGKPGSSENESVWRIKITDRLKCRLRASADDMFGVGSQRTRSPETRSKRKTNIRRRHTMGGQRDFAELSVLTGSELSAMDRLKPKCSSQDFSIADWIVRERHRTSNPEVSLENSDLFTAGALGSSSGMLNGEATVAQLKSFSLASDAHPHKLSGVQVVRSRFYQYL
- the arhgap21b gene encoding rho GTPase-activating protein 21 isoform X4; its protein translation is MAEATEIGTGGLQSDLGYRMEIPVPPSPPPRIPKTQTAVCVCNESVRTVVVPADVHAAHMVPTVPDPMLMRTRSYLHPRNPDMYSPGYHGDSYAVPPPRYHPSSSSVSPASHQNIDWRTYQTYREYIDHKGLHTYSRTIQERLDSLRAAASASQTSSNFAQKSAWGNKVRRRSTSHDRSYQGPPMLPPRSASQDRMTGVERVSRAQDWPPRSVSSDGIIRNARFHSTDYIEHREMAPWPVERRGYGRTEQGPCPNRQPAPQRPGMYQNSYGNSVRGRSGPHQLSCRTDIPPPVGISRVSKSQSKEVQSCKDQRLFSNYVTVSVDSQQSRTRAETMQSTEPVKESSVNQRSTSCSVPTPQRHTRGARIHPRDLKGIPVNGCSPVEGVVMREKTAGKIAPLRHPSYIQAQEHQGSLFSSANLNESLDSIPFIDEPASPSVDQDGSNISASAVISAAQSAAANSHGSDTPSPHMRRQLSHDQESLRSAILEQSGSKSERSKSYDEGLDTYREEGRRRSSKPSLKVFRKALDGHKSSDESGSRRDSSSDIFTDFFKEGWLHFRQLSVDKNKRVGGGIRAWKQMYAVLRGHSVFLYKDRKEAHVHSQLDEDPQQVSIKACLIDISYSETKRKNVFRLTTSDCEYLFQAESRDDMLSWIRAIQENSNLDDQDAGVTSTDLINKKIKEYISMSATTSKTEPSPKALRQSLSIKHTLLGVTGGRSQSTHSPRTEQERSSKDDSSPPRDKAAWKRGIPGLKKKPQEKKPTAGVMFGVRLDNCPPAHDNRFVPLIVEVCCKLVEERGLEYTGIYRVPGNNAAISSMQEELDTKGMTDVDLLDDKWRDLNVISSLLKSFFRKLPDPLFTNEKYADFIVANRTEDGVERLKVLKRLIHELPEHHYETLKFLSGHLKTVSENCEKNKMEPRNLAIVFGPTLVRTSEDNMTHMVTHMPDQYKIVETLIQQYDWFFSEDGDEEPVTAVEQESTVQSQPVPNIDHLLTNIGRTAQSPGDVSDSATSDSAKSKQGSWGSGKDQYSRELLRSSIFASRKRKKPKDKPQMSSSEDDLDASFSKKEVQEESERNREPSEEVESETGACDHLEKSERSEQSVDVPTEFKSDILPLKSGESPKRHQAQREREMVRQNSLSDPPSASYDEGCVSDLGTLNSTSSQASGPRVRQGRIPGPWTENAGAEVCSITSDYSTTSSMTFLTGIESTALSPAHDADDERSELISEGRNIDSDSESNLSVFALTQDDVLSVREECGDSPFQNPPGLLVSQRIVAGDTLARKRGSRQKTDSESSTDGGRSDKESRISKMLDVVKGKPGSSENESVWRIKITDRLKCRLRASADDMFGVGSQRTRSPETRSKRKTNIRRRHTMGGQRDFAELSVLTGSELSAMDRLKPKCSSQDFSIADWIVRERHRTSNPEVSLENSDLFTAGALGSSSGMLNGEATVAQLKSFSLASDAHPHKLSGVQVVRSRFYQYL